DNA sequence from the Flavobacteriales bacterium genome:
CAAGTCAAAAAATCAACGAAAAAAACAAATATCTTTCAAAATTTCAATTATTTCCAGAATTACAAGTAAAAAGGCTTGATTTTAAAAGACTTGAAAAGTAAACGAGTGATTGCAAGGTTAATTTATAATCAACGATTTTTTAAAAAAATGGAAATTAAATGAAAGAAAAGTTAGGAAGTTTAAAAAAAAATACTAAATTCACAACTTGAAAAGAGGGAGATAATTTGCTTTATTAACTAAAGAAACTAAACAAAGTATCACATTAAATTATGAAAAAACTAGTTTTATCTATTGCTGCCTTGGTAGCATTTTCGTTCTCAGCAGACGCACAAACAAGAAAAGGAACTATCTTGTTAGGTGCAGGAAGTGATTTAGCTGAAACAAAAATTACTGAATTGGAGATTTCTCCAAGAATCGGATTCTTCGTGCAAGATGGAGTAGCTATTGGTGCAATAGTTAACTTTTCTAGCAATTCGAGTGAATCAAATGACGATCAATCTCAAGCAGGTCCTAACAAAAAATTGAACAATTCTTCATCTACTTTAGGTGCTTTTGTTCGTTACTATGTTTCAAACAACGTATTTGCAGAGCTTGGTGTTTCAAACACTAACACGAGTAATGAGCATTTAGACTACATTACTAAGTCACGTCAAGTATTAGATGCAAATAACAACCCTGTAAAAGATGCAAGTGGAAACGATTTGTATGCAGTGTCAAACAAGAAAGAAAAGTTTGACTTGACAAGTTCTGCTATGGATTTAGATCTTGGTCTTGGTTATACTTTGGTATTCAAAGAGCACTTTGCACTTGAGCCTTACGTAAAGTTTAACCTTCAGTCAGGTACAGAAAAAGTATATGATAGAGATATCAACGTTACCGGAGCTGGAAACGAAGATGATATTAAGAATACTTATAAAGTAATTGACAGAGATTTCTCTGGAACTAACTTTAGATTAGGATTAAACTTTAGCTTGTTCTTCTAGTCTATAGAAGTTACAAATCTTAAAGAGACCTTTAAAAACAAAAGCCCGAATGCACTGCATTCGGGCTTTTTGCTGTTTTATAAATGGTATTGTTTTTTACTAAGGGATTATCTAATTCCGTTTACGTTGTATATCATCTACGGTGGTATTTTACTCATAAGCCCCCTTTGAAGGGGGAAAGGGGGATGTTGCACAACGAAATACCCCGAAAAAGAAGCTAAAACAGTGAGTAAGTGAACATCGTAAACGGTATAATTCCCCCTTGGAGAGCTTATTCCAGTGAGTAATACCGATTACTTGCTAAAATTACCCACTTATACCGATTATTTGTTAAATAATCACTTACTTCACTTCGTTCGTAATTTATTTTTACCAATATATCGGCATTAGACAAAAAGGTGAAGTCCAATTTCACTGCGTTCATAACTGGCTTTTAGCAATGTATCGACATTATACCTATGAGTAAATTAACACCATAAATGGTATAAACTAACACTGCAAGTTATAATGTCATAAAAAATATTGCTACTCTATATAAATAATAGAATGCTGAGGATTTAATTCTGTGTATCCCCAAGACACCGGAGAGCTTGTTTCTTTGAAGTTCCAATTTTTTGAAATACAAAATTTTGAATGATTACTCTGGAAAATGATCGGGAAATCTTGTGTCAAATTTTCATTGCAATAGTTGAAAAAATAGATTGTCTGTGCTTGTTCATCTTGAGAGTTAATTTTGAATTTTTCATATTCAGCAGCTTCTTTCGTACTTTTTAGTTCCTTAAAAAAAGGTGTTCTGTTTTGATAGCGAGCATAATTCTTAAATTTCTCTTTTTGATTTTTGTCCAATGAATAATTAGAAATTAAAGTCATACTATATTTTTTTTCGATCCCTATAATCAGCCCTTTTTGATCTAAATAACTAAAATGTAAAGGAATATTACTGTTGAGTTTATCGATAATAGTATGATAACCTATGAAAATAGCAAAAGTAATAATCAGCCATTTTACCTTTTTAAAGTCAAATTTGACCAATAATTGAAAAAGTAAAAAAAGAATAAGGTAGTAGAATACTATTGTAAATTCTGATTTGATCCTAAAGTTTAAGAAATGTAAAGGAAGTTGTTCACCCAAATGTAATAAAGCCATTAACAGATGAGTAAGTTTATCCAACAAAGTAGAAATTACTCTATCTAAAATGGGTATTTGTAAGAATAAAATACTCAATACACCACCCACCAGTAGAACGGTAACCAAAAGTAAGGCTGGAATCTGAAAGAGCCAAAACCACAGCGGAAATTGCCCGAAATAAAAGAGTAAAAGAGGAATTAAAAACAATTGAACAACTAAAGAGATGAGCGTGCTTATCACTAAAAATTTTAGAATTTTATTGGGAATGAGTTTTTCCACCCTTTTTACAAAAGGTAACGCAATTAGAATTCCAAAAGTAGCCAAATAGCTAAATTGAAACCCCATATCAAAAAGCTGTAATGGATCAAAAAATAGAACAGTTCCACCACAAATAATTAAGATATAGATGGAGGAAATGGGGCGACGGTGATGAAAGGAATAAAACAAAGCCGAAAACATGAAAATTGCCCTTAGAACACTGGGTGAAAAATTGCAGAGCCAAGCATAAAACAACAGAATCAGGACAGTGATAAGATGTTTTGTTTTAATCCATCGATATTTGTTACCAAAGAGCCAAGATCGAGAAAGAATAAAAATAATCAACTGATAAATAATTGCTACATGCATACCGCTAATTGCAATGAGGTGCATGAGTCCCAGTTTTTGAAAATTGGAAATACTCGCTTGATCCATTGCCGATTTATTTCCAAAACAAATTGCTTCAAGAAGTTGAACAGTTTCTGTATGAAGATTTTTTTCCCAAAGAGCGTGAATAAAATTTTGAATATCCCTTTTGAATGATGCCAGATTTGTTTCACTTTTTACTAAAGCGAACTGAGTAGAATCGTGAATAGTCATTTGATAATAGATGCCTTTTTTGGTCAAATAATTTTTGAATGAAAATTCATTTGGAAGGTTTCTATTTTTTATTTCACGCTGTTGAGTTGTTATTTGATAGCGTTCCGTGCTTTTTGGTAAATGATTTTTCCAATAAATGATTAATCGGGAATCCTCACACTGTGCAAAAGAATAAGTAATCTTTGGTTTGGACACCACTTTTTCAATGGTACAAATACATTTTGTTTTGGAGGGGATAATGGGTGTTTTTTGTGGAATTGCTAAGCCTGTGTAGAAAAATAAACTGATAAAAAGTATGATAATTTGCTTCGAAAAAACGAAGAGTACAGTCAAAATGATCAAGAACAAGCCAATCCATACTTGAGGTATTTGCAATGGAAAATTAGTCCAAAATATAATACTAATTGTGTAAAAAAAGATAATTTTAAATATTGATGGCATTGTAATACAGTTATTTGTAAAGTTATGAAATCTACTTTAAAAACGATTCAATGGAGCATGAAAGCAATTTTTAACATTGAATTTCAATGTAATGTTATCTATAATAGAGATTCTTCCATAGATTTGTTATGAATAGTTATAGAAAACCATTGTTTTCTTTGTAATAAGTATTTTATAAACCTGTAGTATTAAACGCTTGATTAAGCGTGTGTATATGCATGTTGAAATAATTTATCACACCTGATAGGATCAGTTTATTTAAGTGTATTTTAGGTTTTGTTGTTAAGCACTTTTAAAATTCTGCCCCAGGTGTGATTTTTTTTTTAGCTAAATTCTACTGGAAAATATATTTCCTTTTAAATTCTTGTATTTTTGTGCCATCCAAATAAAAAAACCTTCAAAAACGATGGAGTACAATTTTAGAGAAATTGAAAAGAAATGGTCAAAAACTTGGGAAGAAAACCAAGTTTATCGAGTAGAAAACCAATCTGATAAACCTAAATTTTATGTCTTAGATATGTTTCCTTATCCTTCTGGTGCAGGATTACATGTTGGGCATCCATTAGGGTATATTGCTTCAGATATTTATGCACGTTTCAAGAGACTGAAAGGTTTTAACGTACTTCATCCTATGGGTTATGATGCTTTTGGCCTTCCTGCTGAGCAATATGCTATTCAGACAGGGCAACATCCCGCAGTTTCTACCGAAAAAAATACCACAAGATATCGTGAGCAATTGGATAAAATCGGATTTTCATTTGACTGGAGCCGTTCATTCAAAACTTGTGATGAAAAATACTACCAGTGGACCCAATGGATTTTTCTTAAACTTTTTGGATCTTGGTATGATGCCAAAGCTAAAAAGGCGAAGTCGATAGGAGAGCTAATCGCTCATTTTGAAGAGAATGGAAGTGAAGGAATTATTGCTAATGCAAGTTTTGAAGGACAATTTTCTGCCCAAGAGTGGAAATCTATGTCTGAAAAAGAGCAAGAAGATATTCTTCAGCAGTTCCGACTCGCATTTCGATCTTTGGATTATGTAAACTGGTGTCCTGCTTTGGGAACAGTATTAGCAAATGATGAGGTAAAGGAAGGGCTTTCGGAGCGTGGAGGTCATCCCGTTGAAAAAAGAAAAATGTGGGGTTGGTCTTTGAGAGTATCTGCTTATGCTGATAGACTTTTACAAGGTTTGGATCAAGTAGATTGGACAGATTCACTAAAAGAGCAACAGAAAAACTGGATCGGAAAATCGAAAGGTGCTCAGGTTATTTTTGATGTAGATGGACACGAAGATGTACAGATAGAAGTGTTTACTACACGACCTGATACCATTTTTGGAGTGACCTTTATGACTTTGGCTCCTGAAAGCGAATTGGTAGAAAAAATTACTACCAAGGATTATCAAAAGGAAGTAGAAGCGTATATCACTCAAGCCAAAAATAAATCTGAAAGAGAAAGACAGGCCGACGTAAAAAATATCTCTGGAGTATTCACAGGGGCTTTTGCTAAGCACCCACTTACGGGTGAAAATATCCCAATTTGGGTAGGAGATTATGTTTTAGGTTCTTATGGAACGGGTGCCGTGATGGCAGTACCTGCTCATGATTCTCGAGATTTTGCTTTTGCTAATCATTTCAGAATTCCTGTAAAACAAGTTATTTCTGCGGATGGAAGTATTGCAACCTTGCTAGAAGAAGCTTTTGAAAGTAAAAATGGAATTTTGGTAAATTCAGGAGATTTTGATGGGCTAAAAGTAAAGGATGGTGCTTCACAAATTGTAAAGATCTTTAACGAAAAAGGAATTGGAAAATGGAAAACGAATTACCGTTTGAGAGATGCTGTTTTTAGCCGCCAGCGTTATTGGGGAGAACCAATTCCTATGTATATTGAAAACGACATGCCTAAGCCATTTCCAGAGGAAGAACTTCCATTGATTTTGGCAGAAGTAGATGAATATAAACCTACTGCTGAAGGACTAGCGCCTTTGGCTAGAAATAAGGATTGGAAAAGAAACGGACTACCAATAGAGCCGAACACCATGCCAGGTTGGGCAGGTTCGTCTTGGTATTTTTTCCGTTATATGGATCCAGACAATACCGAAGAATTTGCTTCAAAAGAAGCTTTGGATTATTGGCAACAGGTCGATCTTTATTTAGGAGGATCAGAACATGCCACAGGACATTTGATTTATTCTAGATTTTGGACAAAATTTTTATTTGATTTAGGCTTGGTTCCAATGGATGAACCTTTCAAAAAATTGTTTAATCAAGGAATGATTCTTGGACGATCAAGTTTTGCTCATCGTATTAAAGGAACCAATCAGTTTGTGTCTTATGATTTAAAGGATGATTACGATACCGCACCCATTCATGCAGATGTGGCTATGGTGGAGAACGATGTGTTAGACACAGAAGCCTTTAAGAACTGGCGAGAAGATTTGGCAGATGCTACATTTATTCTCAATGAAAAAGGTCAATTCCTTTGTGGTTCAGAAGTAGAAAAGATGTCTAAATCGAAATACAATGTGGTTAATCCAGACGATATTATTTTCGATCATGGAGCAGACACTTTAAGAATGTATGAGATGTTTTTGGGTCCTCTAGATCAATCAAAACCATGGAATACTCAAGGAATCTCAGGAGTTTCAAATTTCTTAAAGAAGTTTTGGAGACTTTATCATGAAGGTGAGCAATTCCAAGTTTCGGATGCAGAACCTACTGCCGAAGAACTAAAAATACTTCATAAAACCATTGGGAAGATTGAGCAAGATGTTGAAGCTTTTTCACTCAATACCTCGATTTCTACTTTTATGATCGCCACTAATGATCTTCAGAAATTGAAGTGTAATAAAAAAGCCATCTTAGCACCATTATTAGTCGTAATGGCTCCTTTTGCTCCTTTTATTACAGAAGAACTTTGGGCAAAAATGGGAAATACCCATTCTGTTCATCAAGCAGAATACCCAGTGTACCAAGAGGCACTCACAAAAGACAGCACAGCAAAATATGCGGTTGCTTTTAACGGTAAAGTGAGGTTTCAGTTAGAAGTGGAAGCTGGATTAAGCAAAGAAGCAGTAGAAAAACTCGCTAGAGAACACGAAAAAACTCCAAATTATATTGGCGACAAACAAGTGAGAAAAGTTATTGTTGTACCCAATAAGATGGTGAATATTGTGATTGGGTAAACCCATTCTAATAACAATTTAAAAGGTGGAATGAATACCAGTCTATCTTTATTGTATGCTAAAACACTTTAAAGTTATTGAATTTTAAAGTGTTTTTTTATGCTTTTATCTTTGTAATATCTTTTTTAAAAAATGACCTTATCTTTGATAAATCATGGAACAAATCATTTCTATAGTTGTCTTACCTTTTGTGAACTTGAGTCCAGATGGTCAAAATGAGTCTTTGGTCGATAGTATGACTGGAGACTTAATCATCAATTTGTCTAAAATTAATGGATTAAAAGTAACCTCTAAACAATCATCTTTTTATTATAAGAATAGAAATATTCCATTGGATGAAATATCAAAAAAATTGGGGGTAAAGGTTGTACTAGAAGGAAGTATTCAGATTTTAGACGGAAGAATTAAAGTGAGTGCTAGTTTGGTACAGGCTTCAGAAGATTTTCTTTTTTGGTCAGATATATGGGAAAGAAAAATAGATGATTTTTTTAGAGTTCAAGATGAACTGAGTGAAGAAATTGCCCAAAAACTTCAAGAACAAATAGGTCATTTTGAAATTCGAAATAACTTTTTAGAACACCCTGAAAGAGACCTAAAGTTGCACAAAATCTATTTAGAAGCAAAAAATAAATCCAACCAATGGAACCCACAAGGCGTTTTGGAATCTATTGTGCTCTTTGAAGAAATTTTGGACAGTAATCCACAATATATAGAAGCTCATATAGGAATTGCTGATGCGTATAGTTTTCTAGCAGTTACTCGGTTTATGAATATCAAAGAAGCTTGGGCAAAGGTGAACCTTCATGGGCAAATGGCAAAGCAAATAGATCCAAATCATGCAGGAGTTTATTATATTTTAGCGAATGTGTGTTTTTTCGATAAAATGGATTTTGCTTCTTCTTTGCGATACGCAAAAAAAGCGGTAAAACTACAGTCTAATCATTCAGAAGCCTTACAATTTTTGGTTTTTTTGTATTCTATTTCAGGAGCATGCGATTTGGCATATAAATATTTAGAAAAGGTTCAAGACTGTGATCCATTTAGCTCAGAGAATCTTTTTTATCAAGCATTTTTGCATTACCGAAACAATGAGTTTGACAAAGCTTTGAAAGGCTTTAATCAATGTTTGAATGATAATCCTCATAATATTCCAGCTTATTTCCAAAAAGGATTTACACTTTTGGCACTTAATAAAGCTCAAGAAATGTTGGATTGGATCAATAAAATGCCATCGGAAATACAAGTTTTGGGAGATATAAAAGGACTCAAATGCTTGGCATATATTCTACTGGATGAAAAAGGAAATACTCAAAAAGCCCTTCAAGAACTCAAAGAGGATTCTCAAAATCATTTGGCTCATCAAGAGCACAGTTATTGGTTTTTGACTGAGGTATTGCAAGGCTATTATGATGAAGCATTTGATTGGTTGGATCAATTAATAAGGATTCAATCTCCAATTGTTTTGATTTATTTTGGCGATACTTTTGGTAGTCGACTTTCAGCAGATATACGATATAAAGAGTATCATAAATTGTTGTTCTCTGCGGTGGAGGATTTAGAGAATGAAAAAGTGAAAAAATTGCTTTCTGAATCTGAAACAGAAAATGCAAGATTAAAACTGGAGTCCTATCTGCAAGAAGAAGATCCTTTTTTAAATCCAAAAATGTCATTACGTCATACCGCTCAATACATAGGCATTCACCCAAACCAATTATCTTGGTTAATCAACAATTATTATGCAAAGAACTTTAATGTATTTGTGAATGAATATCGAATAGAACGATTTATAAAATTGGCAAAAGATACAAGGAATCAGCATATTTCTCTTTTGGGATTAGCATTTGAAAGTGGATTTAATTCTAAAAGCTCTTTTAATACCTTTTTCAAGAAAATTAAGGGCTGCACACCAAAAGAATTCTTGATGAATAATAAAAACACGTTTTAGACGAACTTAAATATATTTTATAAAAACACGTTCACTATTATAATATCACACTTTGGCGCTTTTATTAATCTCCATATTTGTAAAAAAAAAGATATGGATATGAAAGCAGTTGTTGCCACAGGTTATGGTTCTCCAGATGTTTTGGAGTGTAAATTGATTGCAAAACCACAACCAAAATCTAATGAAATCTTAGTGAAAGTAAAAGCCGCTTGCGTCACAAGAGCTGACACCATGATGCGTACAGGTAAACCACTTATTGGTAGATTGTTTACGGGTTTGATAAAACCGAGCAAGTCTGTTCCCGGTGCTGGTTTTTCGGGAGTTATAGAAGCTGTCGGAGATCAAGTTAGCCTATTCAAAGTAGGCGACGAGGTATTTGGCGAATCTGCCAGTCGATACGATTGTCAAGCCGAGTATTTGTGTACCTCAGAAGATTCTTTGGTGTTAAAAAAGCCTGAAAATCTTGATTTTTCTGAAGCATCCACTTATGGGGATGGACCTGTTACTTCCTACAATTTTCTAAAGATATTGGGAGAGGTGAATGCTAGCAAATCTATCTTAATCAATGGGGCTTCGGGGAGTTTAGGAATGGCAGCTATTCAAATAGGTAAATATTACGGAGCTCATATTACCGCAGTCTGTAGTGCCAAAAACAAATCCTTGGTCGTGTCATTAGGAGCAGATGAAGTAATCGATTATCGAAAAACCGATGTATCAAAAATTCTTGAAAAATATGATATTATTTATGATACAGTGGGAAATTTGAGTTTTTCGATGATGAAAAACCAATTGACCGATAAGGGAATACTAATGACCCCCGTTTTGGATTTTGGAATTTTGTGTTCCTCTATTTTGAGAAAAAATCCCAAGAAAAAAAGAGTAATTTTTTCTGCAACAGGACTCAAAAAAGATCGAGAATTAATTTTGTATATGCAGGAAATTGTCAAAATATTTGAGGCAAGAAAATTAAAAACCATTATCGATAGACAATACCCAATAGAAAAGATCAGTGATGCCCACCGCTATATTGATACAGGGCGAAAAAAGGGGAATGTTGTTTTGTTGCTTGGTAGTTAATTGTTGTTTATTGATGCGATATTCTTGTGGTATATCTGATGCTAATTTTTTGATAGGAATAAGTAATACTATTTCAGCAAGTAATAGGAATAAGTGCATAAAATAGTAAATAATAAGGTGATAATATAAATAAAGTTTATTGAAATTAATTTCAATAAACTTTAAGTTTAATCAATAAAATCAAGGCTTGCCAATGATTTTACCAAGTATTTTTGACCATTAAACCCATTATTCGAACAGTAAAATATTTGAGTAATGATAGATAGTAAAAGCTTATTCTGCTTTTCTTTCTCTTTAGAAAAGAGGAATAAAGCAATTTACACATAGTAATCTTAGTCTAAGTCTAGCTATTGTCTGTAGGATTTTCATCATTTTGTTTTTTTGATTCATCATCGCCTGAACTAACACCCAAAGCTTTCAAAGGACTAAATTTATAAAGCCAGGCCTTAGCTAGTTGCTTAGATGTTATTGGCTTTAAAAAGAAATTAATAGGTACACCACATTGACCTTCTATAGCTTTTTGAACATAATCATCAAATGCAGTCATCAATGAATTTGTATCAATAACCTTATTGTTTGCATTCTCAATTTGACCCAAATTGGATACAACACCAGATATGTAACTATTATTGAGTTGCATGAAGCTCTCTCCTGTACGAGCTTTAGCTGCATCAGAAGAAGTTGTATTAACGTCAGTATCAGTAGCACCTTGAATAGCTGCCAATTGACTCATAACTTCAGTTGCGGATGGCTTTAATGTAGAGACCGTTGTTTTAATTTCATTTGATTTTATTGAAGGAATTAGCCCCATTGTGATAACGCTAGCATGGGATTGAAGATTAGAAGTGCTCAACAGACTTTTAATTGAATCAGCAAATGAACCATCAACTCCAAATTTACCACTTTTAGCTGCAAGGAAAGAACCCATTTCAAAAGAAGCCTCAAGATCAAAGGATGTTGAAGAAGATTTTTGAGAGCTATTTGAATCTTCAGTTTTTAAGATATGAACCATACCTACAAAACTAGATCCGTTTGTTTGACCTGAAAGAATATGTATCCCCACTTTATCTGCATCCTTCCCTTGAAGGGCTTCATTCATTGATTTTTCGTCATCTGAATTGATTGGGCGATCTTTAACATAAACATTCCATGCCCTTATAGCTTTTTCAGGATCCAGAACGAAAGGAGCAAACATATCCGATTGTTTATGAGTACAATTGGCTGTGATAACAAGTGTTCCTTGAATGCTGTGTTTTGAAGTTTGAGTAAGAACTGTATGTTTTGCAGAGCCTCCTAATGACGCTCCATAACTTGGTCCAAATACAGAAGTTACTTGTGCAGAAATATAAGAAGCAATAGCATTAGAATGTGCTTCATTTCCATCTTGTTCTTCTTCATTTCTAAAGTATTGGGCATCCATTATCATCGAATCCGAGGATAACCCCATCATTTTTATAGCAGATTTATTGTAATCTATCGGACTCTCTACATTTTCAGAAATTTTGATCTGACCAGCAGCTTTTCTTGCTTCTTGTATTGTTTCCTGAGCAGCAACAGATTGTTTTGCATAATCGACAGCGGCTTCTGTCATGGCTTTTTTTTGATTATCAATCTGATCAGAAAGTTTCTTTAATTCTTCCTGTCCAACTCCCATGTTTATCATTTCCTGCATTGTCATATCTAGACTTCGCTTTGATAGAATTAGGGAGTTAAGTTTTTGTTGAGCCAGATCAACTGGCTCTTGGGCAGTGGCTACATTTTTTAGTGCTTCAATTTTCTTTGGATCTACTACATTACCAAGTACTAAACTTGGGTCGAAAGGTATTGTTGTTGGCATGATATATATGTTTAA
Encoded proteins:
- a CDS encoding helix-turn-helix domain-containing protein, with the translated sequence MEQIISIVVLPFVNLSPDGQNESLVDSMTGDLIINLSKINGLKVTSKQSSFYYKNRNIPLDEISKKLGVKVVLEGSIQILDGRIKVSASLVQASEDFLFWSDIWERKIDDFFRVQDELSEEIAQKLQEQIGHFEIRNNFLEHPERDLKLHKIYLEAKNKSNQWNPQGVLESIVLFEEILDSNPQYIEAHIGIADAYSFLAVTRFMNIKEAWAKVNLHGQMAKQIDPNHAGVYYILANVCFFDKMDFASSLRYAKKAVKLQSNHSEALQFLVFLYSISGACDLAYKYLEKVQDCDPFSSENLFYQAFLHYRNNEFDKALKGFNQCLNDNPHNIPAYFQKGFTLLALNKAQEMLDWINKMPSEIQVLGDIKGLKCLAYILLDEKGNTQKALQELKEDSQNHLAHQEHSYWFLTEVLQGYYDEAFDWLDQLIRIQSPIVLIYFGDTFGSRLSADIRYKEYHKLLFSAVEDLENEKVKKLLSESETENARLKLESYLQEEDPFLNPKMSLRHTAQYIGIHPNQLSWLINNYYAKNFNVFVNEYRIERFIKLAKDTRNQHISLLGLAFESGFNSKSSFNTFFKKIKGCTPKEFLMNNKNTF
- a CDS encoding ComEC family competence protein, producing MSKPKITYSFAQCEDSRLIIYWKNHLPKSTERYQITTQQREIKNRNLPNEFSFKNYLTKKGIYYQMTIHDSTQFALVKSETNLASFKRDIQNFIHALWEKNLHTETVQLLEAICFGNKSAMDQASISNFQKLGLMHLIAISGMHVAIIYQLIIFILSRSWLFGNKYRWIKTKHLITVLILLFYAWLCNFSPSVLRAIFMFSALFYSFHHRRPISSIYILIICGGTVLFFDPLQLFDMGFQFSYLATFGILIALPFVKRVEKLIPNKILKFLVISTLISLVVQLFLIPLLLFYFGQFPLWFWLFQIPALLLVTVLLVGGVLSILFLQIPILDRVISTLLDKLTHLLMALLHLGEQLPLHFLNFRIKSEFTIVFYYLILFLLFQLLVKFDFKKVKWLIITFAIFIGYHTIIDKLNSNIPLHFSYLDQKGLIIGIEKKYSMTLISNYSLDKNQKEKFKNYARYQNRTPFFKELKSTKEAAEYEKFKINSQDEQAQTIYFFNYCNENLTQDFPIIFQSNHSKFCISKNWNFKETSSPVSWGYTELNPQHSIIYIE
- a CDS encoding autotransporter domain-containing protein; this translates as MKKLVLSIAALVAFSFSADAQTRKGTILLGAGSDLAETKITELEISPRIGFFVQDGVAIGAIVNFSSNSSESNDDQSQAGPNKKLNNSSSTLGAFVRYYVSNNVFAELGVSNTNTSNEHLDYITKSRQVLDANNNPVKDASGNDLYAVSNKKEKFDLTSSAMDLDLGLGYTLVFKEHFALEPYVKFNLQSGTEKVYDRDINVTGAGNEDDIKNTYKVIDRDFSGTNFRLGLNFSLFF
- a CDS encoding NAD(P)-dependent alcohol dehydrogenase, which produces MKAVVATGYGSPDVLECKLIAKPQPKSNEILVKVKAACVTRADTMMRTGKPLIGRLFTGLIKPSKSVPGAGFSGVIEAVGDQVSLFKVGDEVFGESASRYDCQAEYLCTSEDSLVLKKPENLDFSEASTYGDGPVTSYNFLKILGEVNASKSILINGASGSLGMAAIQIGKYYGAHITAVCSAKNKSLVVSLGADEVIDYRKTDVSKILEKYDIIYDTVGNLSFSMMKNQLTDKGILMTPVLDFGILCSSILRKNPKKKRVIFSATGLKKDRELILYMQEIVKIFEARKLKTIIDRQYPIEKISDAHRYIDTGRKKGNVVLLLGS
- the leuS gene encoding leucine--tRNA ligase, encoding MEYNFREIEKKWSKTWEENQVYRVENQSDKPKFYVLDMFPYPSGAGLHVGHPLGYIASDIYARFKRLKGFNVLHPMGYDAFGLPAEQYAIQTGQHPAVSTEKNTTRYREQLDKIGFSFDWSRSFKTCDEKYYQWTQWIFLKLFGSWYDAKAKKAKSIGELIAHFEENGSEGIIANASFEGQFSAQEWKSMSEKEQEDILQQFRLAFRSLDYVNWCPALGTVLANDEVKEGLSERGGHPVEKRKMWGWSLRVSAYADRLLQGLDQVDWTDSLKEQQKNWIGKSKGAQVIFDVDGHEDVQIEVFTTRPDTIFGVTFMTLAPESELVEKITTKDYQKEVEAYITQAKNKSERERQADVKNISGVFTGAFAKHPLTGENIPIWVGDYVLGSYGTGAVMAVPAHDSRDFAFANHFRIPVKQVISADGSIATLLEEAFESKNGILVNSGDFDGLKVKDGASQIVKIFNEKGIGKWKTNYRLRDAVFSRQRYWGEPIPMYIENDMPKPFPEEELPLILAEVDEYKPTAEGLAPLARNKDWKRNGLPIEPNTMPGWAGSSWYFFRYMDPDNTEEFASKEALDYWQQVDLYLGGSEHATGHLIYSRFWTKFLFDLGLVPMDEPFKKLFNQGMILGRSSFAHRIKGTNQFVSYDLKDDYDTAPIHADVAMVENDVLDTEAFKNWREDLADATFILNEKGQFLCGSEVEKMSKSKYNVVNPDDIIFDHGADTLRMYEMFLGPLDQSKPWNTQGISGVSNFLKKFWRLYHEGEQFQVSDAEPTAEELKILHKTIGKIEQDVEAFSLNTSISTFMIATNDLQKLKCNKKAILAPLLVVMAPFAPFITEELWAKMGNTHSVHQAEYPVYQEALTKDSTAKYAVAFNGKVRFQLEVEAGLSKEAVEKLAREHEKTPNYIGDKQVRKVIVVPNKMVNIVIG